TCGCGAAATTTGATTTCATCGGGGCTAAGATTCAGGTCCACAGGTCCTCCTACGTATTACTTGTAACGGCTCACGACACGATGCCGGCGAGGGCTCGCCAATGCTTATCCGCTTACTGAATGGCCATTCATTTTGGCAGACAAGTTTACATCGTTATTCCTGTCGCTGCGCTCCAACCGCCAAAGATTCTTCCCGAACGGCAAATCGCACCGCTCCTGATGCAACGGGCTCGCCCGCTAAACGGCAGTTTCCTTCACCATGTGAATTACCGGGAGCGTAATGTCGCCTTCCAGCGGAACCTGCAGACGCTCCATAGCGACATAGCCTCTTTGCTCAAAAAGTTTTGCTCCTGTCAGCGTGGCTCCCATTTCAAACCGCTTGAACCCCGCCGCACGGGCAGCCGATTCGCAGGCATCCAGCAGCAGAGTGCCAATGCCCTGACGCGCCCAGTTGGGATGAATAAAAAATGCGCGAATTTTCGCGGCATCGGTTTTCGGATTAAGCATGTCATCCTGGCGATCTCGCCAGCGGTCGCCCCCATAAAGCGTTTTGCGTTTGCTCCAGCCGCCGCAGGCGACGATGATGGGCTGCTGCTCCCTGTCAGATGCCACAGGGAAGGCTTCAACCACCAGATAAGTGCTGTCTCCAATAAGCTGGCTGTCAACGCCAAACACCGTTCTTAGCGCGCTGTCAATTTGCGCCAGCGAGTAATCCCCGGACTGCAAGCACCGCACTGAAGCGTCAATTAACTCGCGCAAGACCGGGATATCTGCAGAGATCGCAGGACGAATTGTGAAGGCCTGAGACATAGGAGCAAAAGTGAATTTTATCCAAAAACAAAACGGCCCGCGCGCGGGCCGTTTCGTCAATCATGTTATTCGTTGTATCTTATTTCGCCGGCATCTGTGCCAAGAAGGTTTTGACCTCGTCAGCATGAGGACCGATGGGTTCAAGTTGGAGATATTTGTTGCAGGCGGTTTTGGCGTCGGCAAACTTTTGCGCGTTGAACTCTACCCCGCAAAGGTTATAGCTGTACAGCGCGGAAGAGGGATCAATTTCTGTGGCTTTCTTCAAAGCCGCAATGGCTTCGTCCGGCTTCTGCAATTTCATGTAGTCATTGCCTTGCGCGGTCAACATGCGGCCCGCGCCTTGCCGGGCAGCGGTGGGATTCAAGCTCGGAACTTTTGGATCAGCCGGTGCCGAACCGGAGATCAGAGATTGCGCTACCTGCACGCCCTTATCATAGGTTTGAACCGCTTCAGCCGGTTTGTTTGATTTGCTCTGCGCATCTCCCAGGGCCATATAGAAGTCCCAGCGGCTGCTATCGGGCGCGGCGGCAACCAATTGCTTGAGCGCATTTTCCGCCTTGGGCCAATCCTGCGCCTGCAGCGCTTTTTGCGCGTCACTGATCAGAGAATTCAGGCCCGCGATCTTCTTGTTGTCCGCCTGGATTTTGGCGAGTTGCTCCTTGGTGAGCTTGGGGCCAGCGGGTTGAGCGAGGCCAAACTTATTGTCTGTTATAGGTTCCTTGCTGGCATTGATTTCAATGATATTGCGGCTGCTTGTGTTGCCCGTGCCCAGCGCGGTCCGGTCTGACGATAGTTTTTCCCCTTTCTCGTTCAGCACGTTCACTTCATAAGGTCCGTAGGGAACGCCCAGCATTTGGAATTCGCCGTTCTTGTTAGTCTTGGATTTGTAGGTCTTTCCCGTATCGGTGTTTGTGAATACCACAGGAGCATTGGCCAGGGGCTTCCCATCCTGGGTGACTTTGCCTTCTGCCTGTGCGCCAACCGTTTGCGAGCGTGCCGGCAAAAATCCCACAGCAAACAACAGAGCGCCCAGCGCAAGAACAATAGCATTCCGCTTCATCGTGGTTGTTTCCTCCAGAGTACTTCGTTTGAACCCCATTTGTATTTGGACGCAAAGCACGTCAACTTTTTTCGTCGCGATGGCCTGTGTTATTTCCTGCAATTCCAGTTTAGGGCTCTTACTCTTACTTTTTCTTTTTCTCGTGGTAACTCGTCTCTATCTTGGCGCCAATGGCCTGCAACATGGCTTTCACGTCATTTGCATGCGGACCGTCAGGAGCAAGCTCCAGATACTTATTCAAGGCCTCCGAGGTTCCCGGAGTAGCCTGGAGTTTGCCGTCCTTATCCAGCTTGCTCTCGCCCACCATAAGCGATCCCTTGATGAAATAGGCGTCTGCCCGGGTTGGATCGGCGGCGATTGCCTTGTCGCACGCGGCCAAAGCGCCTTGCGTATTGCCGGTGTTGTATTGCGTAGCACAGATATTAAAGTATGCGGTTGCGGGATTGGGATCCATGGCCGCAGCTTTGGTATAGGCATCAATCGCCTTGTCATTCTTTTTCAACTTCAAATAAGCGTTGCCTTCGCTGGTGAGCATTTGCGCCACGCCGGCTTTGGTTTTTGCCGGATCAGCTTTGGGATCAGTCTTGGTGGCATTTTCCGCAATCGGTATGGCTTTCTCGAACGTTGCCACAGCCTCGTCGAACTTGCCTTCACTGAATTGCGCATTGCCCAGTGCCTGCTGGTAGTCCCAGCGATTGGGATTCATTGCGATTAATTTGGTCAGGATTGGTTCAGCGGTCGCCCAGTCTTTGGCTTGCAAGGCGGGGTTCAACTGCGCAATCAGGGCATTTTCATTGATTGCCTTGTCCCGCTCGGTCTTCATCTTTTCCAGCTCTTCTTTGCTGGGCCCCGTACCCGGCTTGCCGGAAGTGAGTTCCACTGAGATGTTATCGATCGCGCCACCCTCGCCCTGAATCCGGACCTGTCCCTTGAAGCGCTTTTCGCCAGCAGTGACTTCCTCGTTGTAATCACCAAACGGAATTCCGACTCCCGAGATCTGTCCATTCTTGTCGCTCTTCATCTTGAAGGTTCGCCCGGTGGCAAGGTTGGTCAATACTACGTCCGCATTGGCTACCGGCTTGCCGCCATCGGTAATGGTTCCCTGGACTTTACCTGCAGTGGCCTGGGACCAGGCGGTTGCAGCGGCTGCCAGAAAAAGCAGGGTCGTCATTACTGCATACGTTAGCTTGGTTTTCATTTGTGTCGAGCCTCCGGCTTCAACTTGAATCTTAAATTTAACGGCCTGCCACTTTTTGCAAATGCTCCGGTGGCAAATAAGCAATCGGGTCGTGTGTTTCAGCTTCAGCAAAAGCGCGCCGCCGCAGCACGCAACTCTCACACACGCCGCAAGCTTTATCTTCGCGGCTATAACAGGACCAGGTCAAATCAAACGGAGCGCCCAGTTCCATCCCCAGCCGCACGATCTCAACCTTGCGCAGGGCGATCAGCGGAGTGACGACCTGGATCTTGCCTTCCGCGGTGCCGGCTTTTATCACTGCGTTGAATGCCCGATAATATTCAGGACGGCAATCAGGATATCCCGAACTATCCTGCTCCACCGCGCCAATATAAATCTTTTCCGCTCCCAGCACTTCCGCCCAGCTTACGGCAGCCGCAAGAAAATGGGCGTTGCGGAAAGGAACATAGGTCACGGGAATCTGGGCGCCAATTTCGTCGCCTGCTT
The genomic region above belongs to Terriglobia bacterium and contains:
- a CDS encoding tetratricopeptide repeat protein, coding for MKRNAIVLALGALLFAVGFLPARSQTVGAQAEGKVTQDGKPLANAPVVFTNTDTGKTYKSKTNKNGEFQMLGVPYGPYEVNVLNEKGEKLSSDRTALGTGNTSSRNIIEINASKEPITDNKFGLAQPAGPKLTKEQLAKIQADNKKIAGLNSLISDAQKALQAQDWPKAENALKQLVAAAPDSSRWDFYMALGDAQSKSNKPAEAVQTYDKGVQVAQSLISGSAPADPKVPSLNPTAARQGAGRMLTAQGNDYMKLQKPDEAIAALKKATEIDPSSALYSYNLCGVEFNAQKFADAKTACNKYLQLEPIGPHADEVKTFLAQMPAK
- a CDS encoding GNAT family N-acetyltransferase, with translation MSQAFTIRPAISADIPVLRELIDASVRCLQSGDYSLAQIDSALRTVFGVDSQLIGDSTYLVVEAFPVASDREQQPIIVACGGWSKRKTLYGGDRWRDRQDDMLNPKTDAAKIRAFFIHPNWARQGIGTLLLDACESAARAAGFKRFEMGATLTGAKLFEQRGYVAMERLQVPLEGDITLPVIHMVKETAV
- the queC gene encoding 7-cyano-7-deazaguanine synthase QueC, whose protein sequence is MAGEKPRSVVLLSGGMDSCVCAALAARDSEAAALHVNYGQRTAERERWAFERICDHLGIKRRLAIRNEALGIIGGSALTDENIEVPEAGDEIGAQIPVTYVPFRNAHFLAAAVSWAEVLGAEKIYIGAVEQDSSGYPDCRPEYYRAFNAVIKAGTAEGKIQVVTPLIALRKVEIVRLGMELGAPFDLTWSCYSREDKACGVCESCVLRRRAFAEAETHDPIAYLPPEHLQKVAGR
- a CDS encoding tetratricopeptide repeat protein — protein: MKTKLTYAVMTTLLFLAAAATAWSQATAGKVQGTITDGGKPVANADVVLTNLATGRTFKMKSDKNGQISGVGIPFGDYNEEVTAGEKRFKGQVRIQGEGGAIDNISVELTSGKPGTGPSKEELEKMKTERDKAINENALIAQLNPALQAKDWATAEPILTKLIAMNPNRWDYQQALGNAQFSEGKFDEAVATFEKAIPIAENATKTDPKADPAKTKAGVAQMLTSEGNAYLKLKKNDKAIDAYTKAAAMDPNPATAYFNICATQYNTGNTQGALAACDKAIAADPTRADAYFIKGSLMVGESKLDKDGKLQATPGTSEALNKYLELAPDGPHANDVKAMLQAIGAKIETSYHEKKKK